Proteins found in one Poecilia reticulata strain Guanapo linkage group LG15, Guppy_female_1.0+MT, whole genome shotgun sequence genomic segment:
- the cst7 gene encoding cystatin-F, translating to MEAKMLPLLLLATLGPGPAAGSHHGRPMPGSPYDISKNSAAVQQAVLGAAHSFNSQSNDAFLFKPSAVLRAQRQVVRGIRYIVDFQISRTVCPKRNRTSDLDRCRLQPPGRLAQTFRCHLELWLIPWKPGRETLELLCRSHQQGPVLIQTGSDQDPVLFV from the exons ATGGAGGCGAAGATgttgccgctgctgctgctcgccACTCTGG GTCCGGGTCCAGCAGCCGGCAGCCATCATGGCCGCCCCATGCCAGGCTCTCCGTATGACATCAGCAAGAACTCTGCCGCCGTCCAGCAGGCCGTCCTCGGCGCCGCCCACTCCTTCAACAGCCAATCAAATGACGCCTTCCTGTTCAAACCATCGGCCGTCCTCAGAGCGCAGCGACAG GTGGTCAGAGGGATCCGGTACATCGTGGACTTCCAGATCTCCAGGACGGTTTGTCCCAAACGAAACCGGACTTCGGACCTGGACCGGTGCCGCCTCCAGCCTCCGGGCCGCCTGGCCCAG ACCTTTCGGTGTCATCTGGAGCTGTGGCTGATCCCTTGGAAACCTGGGCGGGAAACCCTGGAGCTGCTGTGCAGATCACACCAACAgggcccggttctgatccagaccGGTTCTGATCAGGATCCggttctgtttgtttaa
- the LOC103477444 gene encoding 2'-deoxynucleoside 5'-phosphate N-hydrolase 1-like has translation MIQEMAPPSLPECNGPIYKQVVVAEVTQPSLGVGYELGRAADMKEKKVLCLFRPSSGRALSAMIRGAADGRRLQVVDYSEDQLEAVLDRFFSSLQSV, from the exons ATGATACAGGAAAtggcgcccccttcacttccggagtgcaacgGTCCCATTTACAAACAAG TGGTGGTTGCCGAGGTGACGCAGCCGTCCCTGGGCGTCGGCTACGAGTTGGGCCGGGCCGCCGACATGAAGGAGAAGAAGGTGCTGTGTTTGTTCCGGCCGTCGTCAGGACGCG CGCTGTCGGCCATGATCCGAGGGGCGGCGGACGGCCGGCGCCTCCAGGTGGTGGACTACAGTGAGGACCAGCTGGAGGCGGTTCTGGACCGGTTCTTCAGCAGCCTGCAGTCggtctga
- the tspan14 gene encoding tetraspanin-14, with protein MYYYRYDNPEVSCCYKYLMFSYNIIFWLAGAAFIAIGFWAWSEKGVLLDLTRVTQLHGFDPVWLVLVVGGVTFILGFAGCVGALRENICLLKFFSGVIGFIFFLELTVAVLAVVFQSQVREWFNNFFLQNIKAYRDDIDLQNLIDSLQKMNHCCGAQEPNDWNLNVYFSCNGSHQSREKCGVPFSCCIPDPADSVLNTQCGYDVRNQQEKEWSEKIFIQGCIPALEEWLPRNLYTVAFIFIVISLLQMVGIYLARTLIADIEKVRFSH; from the exons ATGTACTACTATCGCTATGACAACCCTGAGGTCAGCTGCTGCTACAAGTACTTGATGTTCAGCTACAACATCATCTTCTGG CTTGCCGGAGCCGCCTTCATTGCCATCGGGTTTTGGGCGTGGAGCGAGAAG GGGGTTCTGTTGGACCTGACCCGGGTGACCCAGCTGCACGGCTTTGACCCGGTCTGGCTGGTTCTGGTAGTAGGCGGAGTCACCTTCATCCTGGGCTTCGCCGGCTGCGTGGGAGCGCTGCGGGAGAACATCTGCCTGCTCAAGTTT TTCTCCGGGGTGATCGGGTTCATCTTCTTCCTGGAGCTGACCGTGGCGGTTCTGGCCGTGGTTTTCCAGAGCCAGGTCCGAGAGTGGTTCAACAACTTCTTCCTGCAGAACATCAAGGCGTACCGGGACGACATTGACCTGCAGAACCTCATCGACTCTCTGCAGAAGATG AACCACTGCTGCGGGGCCCAGGAACCCAATGACTGGAACCTGAATGTCTACTTCAGCTGCAATGGGTCCCATCAGAGCCGGGAGAAGTGCGGCGTCCCGTTCTCCTGCTGCATCCCCGACCCCGCC GACTCGGTGCTGAACACCCAATGTGGCTACGATGTGAGGAACCAGCAGGAG AAGGAATGGAGTGAAAAGATCTTCATCCAAGGGTGCATCCCGGCGCTGGAGGAATGGCTGCCACGCAACCTGTACACCGTGGCTTTCATCTTCATCGTAATCTCTCTGCTGCAG ATGGTGGGGATCTACCTGGCCCGAACGTTGATCGCCGACATTGAAAAGGTCAGATTCAGCCATTGA